Proteins encoded in a region of the Paucibacter sediminis genome:
- a CDS encoding MlaA family lipoprotein: MSAAALGSGGAWRRVLGMALLLLAVSLSGCATLRGKGPQGQRLDPWESWNRKVFSFNESLDAHVLKPVATAYSELVPAPARLAVDNFFGNISDAWSAVNLMLQGRFKAGVQQTMRVAVNSTLGIGGLIDIAGETGLERNTEDLGKTFGRWGFGTGAYIVWPLLGPSSVRDSLAFPLDKVASPAYLFQEGRSKVAIYSIQTINARSNFLRAGEMLDGIALDKYTFIRDAYLQRRGSFEDDDAYEVLAPEPAPVNPQADK, translated from the coding sequence ATGAGCGCTGCGGCATTGGGCTCGGGCGGCGCCTGGCGCCGCGTGCTGGGCATGGCCCTGCTGCTGCTCGCGGTGAGCCTGTCGGGCTGCGCCACGCTGCGCGGCAAGGGGCCGCAGGGGCAACGCCTGGACCCCTGGGAGAGCTGGAACCGCAAGGTCTTCAGCTTCAACGAGAGCCTGGACGCCCATGTGCTCAAGCCGGTGGCCACCGCCTACAGCGAGCTGGTGCCTGCGCCGGCGCGCCTGGCTGTGGACAACTTCTTCGGCAATATCTCCGACGCCTGGTCGGCGGTGAACCTGATGCTGCAGGGGCGGTTCAAGGCCGGCGTGCAGCAGACCATGCGCGTGGCGGTCAATTCGACCCTGGGCATCGGGGGCCTGATCGACATCGCCGGCGAGACCGGCCTCGAGCGCAATACCGAAGACCTGGGCAAGACCTTCGGGCGCTGGGGTTTTGGCACCGGTGCCTACATCGTCTGGCCCCTGCTTGGACCTTCCTCGGTGCGTGACTCGCTGGCCTTCCCGCTGGACAAGGTGGCCTCGCCGGCCTATCTGTTCCAGGAGGGCCGCAGCAAGGTCGCCATCTACAGCATCCAGACCATCAATGCACGTTCGAACTTCCTGCGTGCCGGCGAGATGCTGGACGGCATTGCGCTCGACAAATACACCTTCATCCGCGACGCCTACCTGCAGCGCCGCGGCAGCTTCGAGGACGACGATGCCTACGAGGTGCTGGCGCCCGAGCCGGCGCCGGTGAATCCGCAGGCCGACAAGTGA
- a CDS encoding PilW family protein: MSKQSCHLSTQRGFTLVEMMIGLLIGLLCTLVIAAVLSAAEGQRRGTTQGTDALIAGSLALFQVQREVAMGGYGFASEPAAVGCQLDARFNGAVAPALPPVLAPVIITAGGNDASDQVRVLSSSKAILSNAGVPNQVGYTIPMRTTPPQYAAGGTLYTVYSAIGASVGDLMVAVVNAGLPCEMFQVTGVQVRGIQRATQGAWNAAGFPAQATQEPCSDACLPLNPSGSFLVNMGQFNDWIYTVDKQQRLTMSRLNTANMSRQVTELQSGVVMLKAMYGHDGDGDGAVDTYDNQTPADQNGWLGMLSVRLAVVARSTQYEKEEVTQSNPLWDVGSAATVAGAKPCGASMCVELKVDGLADWKHYRYQVFDTIVPLRNQRWKSKLPVAAPPAGP; encoded by the coding sequence ATGTCCAAGCAATCGTGCCACCTTTCCACCCAGCGCGGCTTCACCCTGGTGGAGATGATGATCGGCCTGCTGATCGGGCTGCTCTGCACCCTGGTGATCGCTGCCGTGCTGAGTGCCGCGGAAGGGCAGCGGCGCGGCACGACGCAAGGCACCGACGCGCTGATTGCCGGCTCGCTGGCACTTTTTCAGGTGCAGCGCGAAGTGGCGATGGGGGGCTATGGTTTCGCGAGCGAGCCCGCTGCGGTCGGTTGCCAGTTGGACGCGCGTTTCAACGGCGCTGTGGCGCCGGCGCTGCCGCCGGTGCTGGCCCCGGTGATCATCACGGCAGGAGGGAACGATGCCAGCGACCAGGTGCGGGTGCTCTCCAGCTCGAAGGCCATCCTATCGAATGCGGGGGTGCCCAATCAGGTGGGCTACACCATCCCGATGCGCACCACGCCGCCGCAATATGCCGCAGGCGGCACGCTTTACACCGTCTACTCGGCCATTGGCGCGTCCGTCGGCGATTTGATGGTGGCCGTTGTCAATGCCGGCTTGCCGTGTGAAATGTTCCAGGTCACCGGTGTGCAGGTACGCGGCATCCAGCGTGCGACCCAGGGAGCATGGAACGCCGCTGGTTTCCCTGCTCAAGCGACGCAGGAGCCCTGCTCGGATGCCTGCCTACCGCTGAATCCTTCGGGTAGCTTCCTCGTCAACATGGGGCAGTTCAACGACTGGATCTATACCGTGGATAAGCAACAGCGCCTGACGATGAGCCGCCTGAACACGGCAAACATGTCAAGGCAGGTGACCGAACTGCAGAGCGGTGTGGTGATGTTGAAAGCCATGTACGGGCACGACGGCGACGGTGACGGTGCTGTCGATACCTACGACAACCAGACCCCGGCCGACCAGAACGGCTGGCTCGGCATGCTTTCGGTGCGGCTTGCTGTAGTGGCGCGCAGCACGCAGTACGAAAAGGAAGAGGTGACGCAGAGCAATCCTCTGTGGGATGTGGGCAGCGCCGCGACGGTCGCGGGAGCCAAGCCCTGCGGTGCCAGCATGTGCGTGGAACTCAAGGTTGATGGTCTGGCGGACTGGAAGCACTACCGCTATCAGGTCTTCGACACCATCGTGCCGCTGCGCAACCAGCGCTGGAAGTCCAAACTGCCCGTGGCAGCACCGCCGGCCGGCCCGTGA
- a CDS encoding GspH/FimT family pseudopilin encodes MIVAMGIFGLVVFAVLPDVSLWIRGLAIRNTGDAIKAGLERARMEALRRNASVSFWLVTQPGGGALNDSCAVSANGASWVISIQSPDGKCSAMPSVTADPLLVDKWAASEGGRSVVVTATDSNGAPAPQVIFNSLGQVASTVTPIATVEISHADGGARNLRILVDVGGAVRMCDPNAGAGDPRRCL; translated from the coding sequence GTGATCGTGGCCATGGGAATTTTTGGCCTTGTGGTGTTCGCAGTCTTGCCCGACGTAAGCCTGTGGATCCGCGGCCTCGCTATTCGCAATACTGGTGACGCGATCAAGGCAGGCCTGGAACGCGCGCGCATGGAAGCGCTGCGGCGCAACGCGTCGGTTAGCTTCTGGCTGGTAACGCAGCCAGGCGGCGGGGCTCTCAACGATTCCTGCGCGGTCAGTGCCAATGGGGCCTCCTGGGTCATCAGTATCCAGAGTCCTGATGGCAAGTGCTCGGCCATGCCGTCGGTGACCGCCGACCCTTTGCTGGTGGACAAGTGGGCCGCCTCCGAAGGCGGGCGTTCGGTCGTCGTGACTGCCACCGACAGCAATGGCGCACCGGCCCCACAGGTGATCTTCAACAGTCTTGGTCAGGTCGCCAGCACGGTGACGCCGATCGCGACGGTGGAGATCAGCCACGCCGATGGCGGGGCGCGCAATTTGCGCATCTTGGTGGATGTGGGGGGCGCGGTGCGCATGTGTGACCCCAACGCCGGGGCGGGTGATCCGCGTCGATGCCTTTGA
- a CDS encoding glutamate synthase subunit beta has protein sequence MGKVTGFMEYERLEEGYEPVATRLKNYKEFVIGLNADQAKVQSARCMDCGTPFCNNGCPVNNIIPDFNDLVYRGDWKNAIAVLHSTNNFPEFTGRICPAPCEAACTLNVNDDAVGIKSIEHAIIDRAWAEGWVKPQLPKRKTGKTIAVVGAGPAGLAAAQQLARAGHSVTVFEKNDRVGGLLRYGIPDFKMEKSHIDRRVEQMQAEGVVFRTGVIVAALPEDSKVTNWAKESISPDELKAQFDAVLLTGGAEQSRDLPVPGRELVGIHFAMEFLPQQNKVNAGDKLKGQLRADGKHVIVIGGGDTGSDCVGTSNRHGAKSVTQFELMPQPPEVEDRPLTWPYWPIKQRTSSSHEEGCEREFAIATKEFLGEKGKVTGVKTVRVEWQGGKMVEVPGSEQVLKADLVLLAMGFVSPVATVLDGFGVSKDARGNAKATVDFTGGYQTNVAKVFAAGDMRRGQSLVVWAIREGRQAARAVDEFLMGSSDLPR, from the coding sequence ATGGGAAAAGTCACCGGCTTCATGGAGTACGAGCGCCTGGAAGAGGGCTACGAGCCCGTCGCCACGCGCCTGAAGAACTACAAGGAATTCGTCATCGGCCTGAATGCCGATCAGGCCAAGGTGCAGAGCGCGCGCTGCATGGACTGCGGCACGCCGTTCTGCAACAACGGCTGCCCGGTCAACAACATCATTCCGGACTTCAACGACCTGGTGTACCGGGGTGACTGGAAGAATGCGATTGCCGTGCTGCACTCGACCAACAACTTCCCCGAGTTCACCGGCCGCATCTGCCCCGCGCCCTGCGAGGCGGCCTGCACCTTGAACGTGAATGACGACGCAGTGGGCATCAAGTCCATCGAGCACGCCATCATCGACCGCGCCTGGGCCGAGGGTTGGGTCAAGCCCCAGCTGCCCAAGCGCAAGACCGGCAAGACCATCGCCGTGGTGGGCGCCGGCCCGGCCGGCCTGGCGGCGGCGCAGCAGCTGGCACGCGCCGGCCACAGCGTCACCGTGTTCGAGAAGAACGATCGCGTCGGCGGCCTGCTGCGCTACGGCATTCCCGACTTCAAGATGGAGAAGTCTCACATCGATCGCCGCGTCGAGCAGATGCAGGCCGAGGGCGTGGTGTTCCGCACCGGCGTGATCGTCGCGGCCCTGCCCGAGGACAGCAAGGTCACCAACTGGGCCAAGGAAAGCATTTCGCCCGACGAGCTCAAGGCCCAGTTCGATGCCGTGCTGCTGACCGGCGGTGCCGAGCAGTCGCGCGACCTGCCGGTGCCCGGCCGCGAGCTGGTCGGCATCCATTTCGCGATGGAATTCCTGCCGCAGCAGAACAAGGTCAACGCGGGCGACAAGCTCAAGGGCCAGCTGCGCGCCGATGGCAAGCATGTGATCGTGATCGGCGGCGGCGACACCGGCAGCGATTGCGTGGGCACCAGCAACCGCCATGGCGCCAAGAGCGTGACCCAGTTCGAGCTCATGCCGCAGCCCCCCGAGGTCGAGGACCGGCCGCTGACCTGGCCCTACTGGCCGATCAAGCAGCGCACCTCCAGCAGCCATGAGGAGGGCTGCGAGCGCGAGTTCGCCATCGCCACCAAGGAGTTCCTGGGCGAGAAGGGCAAGGTCACCGGCGTGAAGACGGTGCGTGTCGAATGGCAGGGCGGCAAGATGGTCGAGGTGCCCGGCTCCGAGCAGGTGCTGAAGGCCGACCTCGTGCTGCTGGCGATGGGCTTCGTGAGCCCGGTGGCGACGGTGCTGGATGGCTTCGGCGTCAGCAAGGACGCACGCGGCAATGCCAAGGCCACGGTCGACTTCACCGGCGGCTACCAGACCAATGTGGCCAAGGTGTTTGCCGCCGGCGACATGCGCCGCGGCCAATCGCTGGTGGTCTGGGCCATCCGGGAAGGCCGCCAGGCGGCGCGCGCGGTGGACGAATTCCTGATGGGCAGCAGCGATTTGCCGCGCTGA
- a CDS encoding type IV pilin protein, with product MIRTSARKPIGRYRETVSGFTLIEMMITVGLIGVLGALALPSYRDYVRRGQVPESMTALSDYRIKMEQFYLDNRSYGTGACASGAVSPPWNNFRPGGAKYFEFSCELTDSGQGYVLTAKGVSGQAVGHIYTLTQDNARATTLFKGDSMNKACWLMRGDEC from the coding sequence ATGATCAGAACCAGTGCACGCAAGCCAATAGGCCGGTATCGCGAGACGGTCAGCGGCTTCACTTTGATTGAAATGATGATCACGGTCGGGCTGATCGGTGTGCTCGGGGCGCTTGCGCTGCCCAGCTATCGCGACTACGTGCGGCGAGGCCAAGTGCCCGAGTCCATGACCGCGCTGTCGGACTACCGCATCAAGATGGAGCAGTTCTATCTGGACAATCGCTCCTACGGTACCGGCGCCTGCGCAAGCGGGGCGGTCTCACCACCGTGGAATAACTTCAGGCCGGGCGGAGCCAAGTACTTTGAATTCAGCTGCGAGCTGACCGACTCAGGTCAAGGTTATGTCTTGACGGCAAAAGGGGTTTCGGGGCAGGCCGTCGGCCATATCTACACGCTGACACAGGACAACGCTCGAGCGACGACCTTGTTCAAGGGCGATTCAATGAACAAGGCATGCTGGCTTATGCGCGGCGATGAGTGTTGA
- the mlaD gene encoding outer membrane lipid asymmetry maintenance protein MlaD has protein sequence MGKKGIETMVGLFVLLGMLGLVFLALKAANLGSVSGGDTYMVQARFDNIGGLKVRAPVRSAGVTVGRVTAIELDAKTYLGVVRMEVQRAYQFPKDSSAKILTAGLLGDQYVGLEPGADEKVLAAGDVIKQTQSAVVLENLIGQFLYNKAADSGTAGAKP, from the coding sequence ATGGGTAAAAAAGGTATCGAGACCATGGTCGGTCTGTTTGTGCTGCTGGGCATGCTGGGGCTGGTGTTCCTGGCCCTGAAGGCGGCCAACCTGGGCAGCGTGAGTGGTGGTGACACCTATATGGTGCAGGCCCGTTTCGACAATATCGGTGGCCTGAAGGTGCGCGCGCCGGTGCGCTCGGCGGGCGTGACAGTGGGGCGCGTGACCGCCATCGAGCTCGACGCCAAGACCTATCTGGGCGTGGTGCGCATGGAGGTGCAGCGCGCCTACCAGTTCCCCAAGGATTCGTCGGCCAAGATCCTGACCGCCGGCCTGCTGGGCGACCAGTACGTGGGCCTGGAGCCCGGTGCCGACGAGAAGGTGCTGGCGGCCGGCGACGTCATCAAGCAGACCCAGTCCGCCGTGGTGCTGGAGAACCTGATCGGCCAGTTCCTCTACAACAAGGCCGCCGACAGCGGCACGGCCGGAGCCAAGCCATGA
- a CDS encoding ABC transporter ATP-binding protein, whose product MPPFPSQTPGPEEPLIELRDVSFGYDASRLILSNLSLKFPRGKVTAILGGSGCGKTTLMRLIGGVHAANSGSALFDGELINVRDKAQLFRLRRRLGMLFQFGALFTDLSVFENVAFPLREHTRLAEPMIRDLVLMKLNAVGLRGAAGLKISEVSGGMARRVALARAIVLDPDLIMYDEPFAGLDLISMGVTAKLIRTLNDVTGCTSLVVSHDVPECMAISDYVVLLATGGRIVAHGTPAELMASTDPETRQFVRGEPDGPVKFHYPAPDIAVDFGSAA is encoded by the coding sequence ATGCCCCCTTTCCCCTCCCAGACGCCAGGCCCGGAAGAACCGCTGATCGAGTTGCGCGACGTCAGCTTTGGCTATGACGCCAGCCGGCTGATCCTCTCCAATCTGTCGCTCAAGTTCCCGCGCGGCAAGGTCACGGCCATCCTGGGCGGCTCGGGCTGTGGCAAGACGACGCTGATGCGCTTGATCGGCGGCGTGCATGCCGCCAACAGCGGCAGCGCGCTGTTTGACGGCGAACTCATCAATGTGCGCGACAAGGCGCAGCTGTTTCGCTTGCGCCGGCGGCTGGGCATGTTGTTCCAGTTCGGCGCCCTGTTCACCGACCTGTCGGTGTTCGAGAACGTCGCGTTCCCCTTGCGCGAGCACACGCGCCTGGCCGAGCCCATGATCCGCGATCTGGTGCTGATGAAGCTCAACGCGGTGGGCCTGCGCGGCGCCGCCGGCCTGAAGATCTCGGAGGTATCCGGCGGCATGGCGCGGCGCGTGGCGCTGGCGCGCGCGATCGTGCTCGATCCCGATCTCATCATGTATGACGAGCCCTTCGCCGGGCTGGACCTGATCAGCATGGGCGTGACCGCCAAGCTGATTCGCACCCTCAACGACGTGACCGGCTGCACCTCGCTGGTGGTCAGCCACGACGTGCCGGAGTGCATGGCCATCAGCGACTACGTGGTGCTGCTGGCCACCGGCGGGCGCATCGTCGCGCATGGCACGCCGGCCGAGTTGATGGCCTCCACCGACCCGGAGACGCGCCAGTTCGTGCGCGGCGAGCCCGATGGCCCGGTGAAGTTCCACTACCCGGCGCCGGACATCGCCGTCGATTTCGGGAGCGCCGCATGA
- the mlaE gene encoding lipid asymmetry maintenance ABC transporter permease subunit MlaE — protein sequence MMAVNWLARLGAIALEQFRGWGHAAFFLAELLASLPAALRRLWLVVAQVHAIGNRSLVIIMASGLAVGFVLALQMYYALVTYGAAESLGLIVNLALVRELGPVVTGLLFAGRAGTSLTAEIGLMKAGEQLAAMELMAIDTKERVLAPRLIGGILSMPILAILFSAIGILGAYVVAVLLIGVDAGNFWSIMQTQVDVWRDVGNGLVKATVFGAICTYVALYQGHETEATPEGVAYATTRTVVISSLWILGMDFILTALMFSTP from the coding sequence ATGATGGCTGTGAACTGGCTGGCCCGGCTCGGTGCCATCGCGCTGGAGCAGTTCCGCGGCTGGGGCCACGCGGCCTTCTTCCTGGCCGAGTTGCTGGCCTCCCTGCCCGCCGCGTTGCGGCGCCTGTGGCTGGTGGTGGCGCAGGTGCATGCGATCGGCAACCGCTCGCTCGTCATCATCATGGCCTCCGGCCTGGCCGTGGGCTTCGTGCTGGCGCTGCAGATGTATTACGCGCTGGTGACCTATGGTGCGGCCGAGAGCCTGGGCCTGATCGTCAACCTGGCCCTGGTGCGCGAGCTGGGGCCGGTGGTGACGGGGCTGCTGTTTGCCGGCCGCGCAGGCACCTCGCTGACCGCGGAGATCGGCCTGATGAAGGCGGGCGAGCAGCTCGCCGCCATGGAGCTGATGGCCATCGACACCAAGGAGCGCGTGCTGGCGCCGCGCCTGATCGGCGGCATCCTGTCCATGCCCATACTCGCCATCCTGTTTTCGGCCATTGGCATCCTGGGCGCCTATGTGGTGGCGGTGCTGCTGATCGGTGTGGACGCAGGCAACTTCTGGTCCATCATGCAGACGCAGGTGGATGTCTGGCGTGACGTGGGCAATGGGCTGGTGAAGGCCACCGTGTTCGGGGCGATCTGCACCTATGTGGCGCTCTACCAGGGGCATGAAACCGAGGCCACCCCCGAGGGGGTTGCTTATGCCACCACACGCACGGTGGTGATCTCCTCGCTCTGGATCCTGGGCATGGACTTCATCCTCACCGCATTGATGTTTTCGACGCCGTGA
- a CDS encoding type IV pilus modification PilV family protein — MIFAFGVLGVVGLQASMSKAQGNAKYRTEAANLGNELLGKMWADTAANLPSYGTDACKAHAPCADWLSKLERALPLGKAELSWDAANQEVHIEIFWTRPGEGSSRFDMRAVIS, encoded by the coding sequence TTGATCTTCGCTTTTGGCGTGCTGGGCGTGGTCGGGCTGCAGGCTTCGATGTCCAAGGCCCAGGGCAATGCCAAGTACCGCACCGAGGCTGCGAATCTGGGCAACGAGCTGTTGGGCAAGATGTGGGCCGATACCGCGGCCAATCTGCCCAGCTACGGCACCGACGCCTGCAAGGCGCATGCACCCTGTGCGGACTGGTTGAGCAAGCTCGAGCGCGCCCTGCCGCTGGGCAAGGCCGAGCTGAGCTGGGACGCCGCCAACCAGGAGGTCCATATCGAGATCTTCTGGACCAGGCCTGGCGAGGGCAGCAGTCGCTTTGACATGCGCGCCGTCATTTCCTAG
- a CDS encoding pilus assembly protein, which yields MTVLYCARLAAATTDISQNPLITASGTPVKPNVLFILDDSGSMSDDSLPEAATAYSQNQYGYQSSQCNGLAYNPATTYSLRLTSTGAPVANASTAFLSTKPDAGTVASSARYLAAASQPVVSSGALSFLVNGNNLKTSNYSVGSVVTIYSSTDTSKFMVGSVTSWGGINAAKTQATMSVNVALSTATSSLPSAIVGVGVPSMYIYYAYKGAQPPLGYTYDAAGTPIKTTPYYKECASGLGGVDGFGAFTPTLVSSLAADKQQNYANWYTYYRTRIQMMKTVVSQAFKDIDDNFRVGYTKISYQSAKPAANAFLPVKDFDATHKKDFYDYLDGASTGGSTPLRGAVSNAGRYFAHKASGQTDDPIQYSCQRNFAILATDGGWNTGSESTSAPLYGPYDLFDKEVGQQDGSASLPKEMRDASDGATNLGSSNSLADVAMYFYSTDLRDKNNLNNCSGALPGVDVCENNVPVAGKDAANWQHLTLFTLSLGQNGTLTYDPNYENQITGDFAALKNGGKRWPTPVAATTATSAAHVDDLWHAAVNARGVYFNAADPAQVGLGITTALKKIEAVSASGAAAATSTLRPVAGNNQVFIAQFTSELWIGDLRAYRLDPGTGDPLIVDAANKDLAEWSAATMLKNRVGSRNIYINRSGSLQPLDFATMTAAEQADFSGKCNLLSQCAGLSAADKTAADNGANMVNFLRGGDVSVYRVREAKLGDIVGSGPLFVGGPAASFIDPGYDAYKKAQADRAPVVYAGANDGMMHAFNAKTGEELWAFVPTAVRSNLYRLADTAYHSNHRFFVDAPAVAADVFDGSWKTLLIFGLGAGGKSYVAMDVTKPTEPKLLWEFTDPNLGYTFARPTLAKRTNGSWVAVLPSGYNNADGVGRMFVINDISSGKNVTTIATTAGTPSSPSGLGPIRAWVDQPNDYTAARYYAGDLLGNVWRFDIDGLLEPKNGALLLAKLADADGNPQPITTAPEVGVIDQKGFLTAAVFVGTGRLLGLSDVTDKAQQSIYGFKESLAGTGLGNLRNTPIVKQDLITDGSLRKASAKPVDWSLSTGWFVDLPDAGERINVNMQLSGSTLLAGSNVPQSVASCNTGNGYSWLYYLNIANGSNIAGSVGIKMPDSMIVGFSRTSRGVLVQRSNQRLENKKVPSNMKFLQKANKTTWRELTPR from the coding sequence ATGACCGTGCTGTACTGTGCCCGACTGGCCGCGGCCACCACGGACATCTCGCAGAATCCCTTGATCACGGCATCGGGCACGCCGGTCAAGCCGAACGTGTTGTTCATCCTGGATGACTCTGGCTCGATGAGCGACGACTCCTTGCCCGAGGCTGCGACGGCCTATAGCCAGAACCAGTACGGCTACCAGTCGTCGCAGTGCAATGGCCTGGCCTACAACCCGGCGACGACCTACAGCTTGCGCCTGACTTCTACAGGCGCACCGGTCGCGAACGCAAGCACGGCCTTTCTGAGCACCAAGCCGGACGCCGGCACGGTGGCCTCCAGTGCACGCTATCTGGCCGCGGCCAGCCAGCCCGTGGTCAGTTCCGGCGCCTTGAGCTTTCTGGTGAATGGCAACAACCTGAAGACCAGCAACTACAGCGTTGGCAGCGTGGTCACCATTTACAGCTCCACCGACACCTCCAAATTCATGGTTGGCTCGGTGACCTCCTGGGGCGGCATCAATGCCGCGAAGACGCAGGCCACGATGAGCGTGAACGTCGCGTTGTCGACCGCCACGAGCAGTCTGCCTTCCGCCATCGTGGGAGTCGGCGTGCCCTCCATGTACATCTACTACGCCTACAAGGGCGCGCAGCCTCCGCTGGGCTACACCTACGACGCTGCCGGTACGCCGATCAAGACCACGCCGTACTACAAGGAATGCGCTTCCGGCCTGGGTGGGGTGGATGGCTTTGGGGCCTTCACGCCTACCTTGGTGAGCTCGCTCGCTGCCGACAAACAGCAGAACTACGCCAACTGGTATACCTACTACCGGACCCGCATACAGATGATGAAGACGGTGGTGAGCCAGGCCTTCAAGGATATCGACGACAACTTCCGGGTGGGCTACACCAAGATTTCCTACCAGTCCGCCAAGCCGGCGGCGAATGCCTTCTTGCCGGTGAAGGACTTCGATGCCACGCACAAGAAGGACTTCTACGACTACCTGGACGGGGCCAGCACCGGTGGCAGCACGCCTCTGCGCGGCGCGGTCTCCAATGCCGGGCGTTATTTCGCGCACAAGGCCTCGGGTCAGACCGACGATCCGATTCAATATTCCTGCCAGCGCAACTTTGCCATTCTGGCCACCGATGGTGGCTGGAACACCGGCAGCGAGTCCACCAGTGCGCCGCTCTATGGGCCTTATGACCTGTTTGACAAGGAGGTCGGCCAGCAGGATGGCAGCGCCAGTCTGCCAAAGGAAATGCGCGACGCATCGGACGGCGCCACCAACCTGGGCTCCTCGAACTCGCTGGCCGATGTGGCCATGTATTTCTACAGCACCGATCTGCGCGACAAGAACAACCTGAACAATTGCTCAGGTGCCCTGCCGGGCGTGGATGTTTGTGAAAACAACGTGCCCGTGGCGGGCAAGGATGCCGCCAACTGGCAACACCTGACCCTGTTTACGCTTAGCCTGGGCCAGAACGGCACGCTGACATACGACCCCAATTACGAAAACCAGATCACCGGTGACTTTGCGGCGCTCAAGAATGGCGGCAAGCGCTGGCCGACCCCGGTGGCGGCCACGACGGCAACGAGCGCTGCGCATGTGGACGATCTCTGGCACGCGGCGGTGAATGCGCGCGGCGTGTACTTCAATGCCGCGGACCCGGCACAGGTGGGTCTGGGCATCACCACGGCGCTCAAGAAGATCGAGGCGGTCAGTGCCTCGGGTGCCGCTGCCGCCACCAGCACATTGCGTCCGGTGGCGGGCAACAACCAGGTTTTCATCGCGCAATTCACCTCCGAACTCTGGATCGGTGACTTGCGCGCCTATCGGCTTGATCCCGGGACTGGGGATCCGTTGATCGTCGATGCCGCGAACAAGGACCTGGCGGAATGGAGCGCGGCGACCATGCTGAAGAATCGGGTCGGCAGCCGCAACATCTACATCAACCGATCCGGCAGCTTGCAGCCGCTTGACTTCGCGACCATGACGGCCGCTGAGCAGGCTGACTTCAGTGGCAAGTGCAACCTGCTTTCCCAGTGCGCAGGCCTGAGTGCGGCCGACAAGACGGCGGCCGACAACGGCGCCAATATGGTGAATTTCCTGCGTGGCGGCGACGTCTCCGTCTACCGCGTGCGTGAAGCGAAGCTGGGCGACATCGTTGGGTCCGGGCCGCTCTTTGTCGGCGGGCCGGCGGCCTCCTTCATCGACCCGGGCTATGACGCTTACAAGAAGGCTCAGGCGGATCGCGCGCCGGTGGTGTACGCCGGCGCCAACGACGGCATGATGCACGCGTTCAATGCCAAGACCGGCGAAGAGCTCTGGGCCTTTGTGCCGACCGCCGTGCGCAGCAATCTGTACCGCCTGGCAGACACCGCCTATCACTCCAATCACCGATTCTTCGTCGACGCCCCGGCAGTGGCGGCCGATGTTTTCGACGGCTCTTGGAAAACCCTGCTGATTTTCGGGCTGGGCGCTGGCGGCAAGAGCTATGTGGCGATGGATGTGACGAAACCGACCGAACCCAAGTTGCTATGGGAGTTCACGGATCCCAATCTGGGCTACACCTTTGCACGCCCGACCCTGGCCAAGCGGACCAATGGATCGTGGGTGGCGGTGCTGCCATCGGGCTACAACAATGCCGACGGTGTCGGGCGCATGTTTGTCATCAACGACATCTCCAGCGGCAAGAACGTGACCACCATTGCCACCACGGCGGGCACGCCCAGCAGCCCCAGTGGCCTTGGCCCGATCCGGGCTTGGGTGGACCAGCCCAATGACTACACGGCGGCGCGCTACTACGCGGGCGATCTGCTGGGCAATGTCTGGCGCTTCGATATCGATGGCTTGCTGGAGCCCAAGAACGGCGCACTCCTGCTCGCCAAGCTGGCCGACGCGGACGGCAACCCTCAGCCGATCACCACCGCTCCCGAAGTTGGCGTGATCGACCAGAAGGGCTTTCTGACGGCCGCGGTGTTTGTAGGAACCGGCCGCCTGCTGGGCCTGAGCGACGTGACGGACAAGGCACAGCAGAGCATTTACGGCTTCAAGGAGAGCCTGGCGGGAACCGGCCTTGGCAACCTGCGCAACACGCCTATCGTCAAGCAGGACCTGATCACGGACGGTTCCTTGCGCAAGGCGAGTGCCAAGCCAGTGGACTGGAGCCTGTCGACCGGGTGGTTTGTGGACCTGCCAGATGCCGGCGAGCGCATCAACGTCAATATGCAACTGAGTGGAAGCACTCTGCTCGCCGGTTCCAACGTGCCGCAGAGCGTGGCCTCGTGCAATACCGGCAATGGCTACTCTTGGCTTTACTACCTGAACATCGCCAACGGTTCGAACATCGCAGGTTCTGTTGGCATCAAGATGCCGGATTCGATGATCGTGGGCTTCTCGCGCACCTCGCGGGGTGTGCTGGTCCAGCGCTCCAATCAGCGCTTGGAGAACAAAAAGGTGCCGTCCAATATGAAGTTCCTGCAGAAGGCCAACAAGACGACGTGGCGTGAACTCACTCCGCGCTGA